The following are encoded in a window of Peromyscus maniculatus bairdii isolate BWxNUB_F1_BW_parent chromosome X, HU_Pman_BW_mat_3.1, whole genome shotgun sequence genomic DNA:
- the LOC143266722 gene encoding protein FAM156A/FAM156B-like: protein MDPLQKWDPMSISMPSRMATVTSSQEASAGSQPSSSEKLSLGLSGLSLCRRPASVASAPLSEGLLQQQTREKAALWQQYWEKQGFPQRKKVFLRHSRRWHRDHMAPYLLERDLRGSPSGDRAQNQLRCQGHVPNIAGMSGDRNKAPNPPSWETLVQGLSGLTLSLGANRASPLPEAPGEQQDPEQMLQLERQQESMRMFQRMLK, encoded by the coding sequence ATGGATCCGCTGCAGAAATGGGATCCAATGTCGATTTCCATGCCCTCCCGCATGGCCACTGTGACAAGCTCCCAAGAGGCCTCAGCaggctctcagccttcctcctcagaAAAGCTAAGCCTGGGCCTCAGTGGCCTGAGCCTCTGCCGCAGGCCTGCCTCAGTTGCCTCTGCTCCTTTGTCAGAGGGACTGCTCCAGCAACAGACCCGAGAGAAGGCGGCCCTGTGGCAGCAATACTGGGAAAAGCAGGGCTTTCCTCAGAGGAAGAAAGTCTTCCTGAGACACTCGAGACGCTGGCACCGCGATCACATGGCACCTTACCTGCTCGAAAGGGATCTCAGAGGCTCTCCCTCAGGTGACAGAGCTCAGAATCAGCTCCGGTGCCAGGGCCACGTGCCGAACATTGCTGGGATGAGCGGAGACAGGAACAAGGCTCCCAACCCCCCGTCCTGGGAAACGCTGGTACAGGGCCTCAGTGGCCTCACCCTCAGCCTAGGAGCCAACAGAGCGAGCCCCCTGCCTGAAGCGCCTGGGGAGCAGCAGGACCCAGAGCAGATGCTCCAGCtggagaggcagcaggaaagCATGAGGATGTTCCAGAGGATGCTCAAGTAG